The Artemia franciscana chromosome 2, ASM3288406v1, whole genome shotgun sequence genome segment GTAAAatgtcccttttttctttttaagatcatttaatttctgaaatctGTATTGAAAAAGTGAATATAGTGAAAAATACACTTCGCGGGATAAAGGAGGCCCAAGACAGTCCATCATTTTGATTGAAAGCTTCCGTCAGTCGATTGACGTGTCCTTCAATCGACCCTCAATCTCGACCAAAGCTAATTTTAAGCTCAATCATCTTATACTCGCggttgaaatttgttttatgtatttttcccaGTATTTATCACTGGCCCTATTTCAGTGATCTGATCTTTTTAAATGCTTCTTCTTTGATTAAATACTTCTAGATCTTTTGCGTCCCTCCAACTCAAATGATTTACTAATGAATGCCAATCAGGGAATAAATGTAACAAGAGGAGGCAGGTTTGGATTGGAAACACGTTTATAACATCATTTTCTATGAATTTTGCTGCTATTCAAGTATTTTTCATAAAGAATATGCTTTAACCAGATTCTAGCTTGTTTGGGAGAAATTGGTTATTTTCTTGTTGATGTATTCTGGTACAAATCACCTGTGAGTCCAGTCAACCGAGATGATACCTGATCGATCATACCTGAAGTTATACAACTTAGTTCTGTCCAAAGATGGagggatggatgatagactagtCTATCAACAAGAGAAAATggcataatttttattcattactGAAAAAGACTTGTCAGTTGTGcttctcactcagactatcaacgaactgtcttggctttttctccaattagccatggattgatagcaacttgattttaattcaattatatGTTTGTGTTTACATTTTGCTCACTAAGTTTGGAATCAGTCAAACAACAAGAAATAGGTTACAAATTGGGTGTATGGATTATATTCAACATATTTAGCAACGAAGTTGGtgtgaaatgaaaaattattaataagcCCCTTGTGTTGTATTCTGCTTAAATATaacgaaaattgtattttagcAAGCTAGGACATGTTTTACATAAGAAGGATGATTGATCCCCAAAGGTGATTGTTTTCTGGCCATCCATCAGACCAAACCGTCGTTCAAAGATAATGGCAAGTCAAGGCTTGAAGGTGGTGTAGGGGTACCCAAGCCTCTACTAGCATATTTTTTTGTGTGACGGAAAGTGTTCTTTACGTTTCATTCAAATATTCAAGTTCTAGGAGTAACATTAATGTCTTCTCTTTGAAGTACCTTACAAACATTCTCATCATGTTCTGTAACATTAATAGACCAAATTCatggtgttttcttttttcagacaATGAACGAAAAAGAGCGAGATCGCTTTCACAAGATGGCAGAACAAGACAAGGCACGATTTGAAACAGAAATGAAAGATTACACACCTGCAGAGGGTGCCAAAGGCAGAGGCGGGAAAGGAAGCAAACGAAAAGCCAAGAAAGATCCAAATGCTCCCAAACGTGCACTGTAAGTGTTGCCCTTTTTACCAGTTGAGAATTTCAGTTGGTGGTTTGTTCTATTTAtagtgaatttttatttttattatgagtTGAATTGTTTGTTAGGGATGAGAAGTGAGTAAAAACGGTATCATGACCAGTAGCCGTGATTTGCATACTTGCCTCTGTTTCTCTTCGTTTGGGAGGAGAGGGTGGTTTGAAAATACTGCCAATTTTCGTTGATTCAGCATAATGAAATATTATAGATTTATTGTCCTCTCCTTAATGCTATCTTGTAAATCATCCGTTGTCGAGAGAGAAGGTTATAGTTCTCCAGGGACTGGATATATGCTGTCAATTATAGGTCAGAGTTTACATTGGTGTCTGGCGAAAGTGGGTTTATGAAGTAACTTGCCATGATTAATTCTAGAAGTTACTCTAATTGACTTATGGTCGTgtttttgggagggggtggGGGCTTTTAGATACCAACAGAAAATTATGTAGTTTTATaagcaattttgtttttattgctgGGTATACATATTAAGCTTTCTCTTATTAATTATTTAGCTCACATAGCTCAAATGGACTAAAATCGAATAGTTATGGGTATCAAGTCACAGCTAATTGTAGAAagagccaagacagatagtccgattgagtgagaggcaaatctggcattatccCCCTTATTAGGATGCATAAAAATTATGTTCATTTGTGAACTGAgaagtctatctattatccgtccatgcgtcttTCCTAGGGCAGGAAAACAAAGGTGGATAgtcataaaaacaataatttttcaagtgtttggttaaatggcatgGGTAAACGGCGGAAGTAAAtatgcctctcttattggaccaatacttgtttgttatcttttagtaAGCCACGCCCGCCTAGAGTCTCAGTAtacgggaattttttttttcaaggaagagggttgttaagaaaataaattttatttgataaatttaaTGAGAAAATGCTCAGTAATGGGGGAAATACTGAGTTTTATGGTGGCTTGGGCCTCAATGTGCTTCTCTGTATTAATTtgtaccaataaaaaaaaaatcgtttcccaaaagatttttttgcatcaaaactcattaaatggtaaaacttgaaattttggtATTCTCTAAGAATTTGACTCCTCATTAAATCtcatttaaaagtttattttgtcGTTTTTACAATGTAGCGTATTCATTTGTTTATGTAGAATGTGTTCTTTTTTGCTAAAAGGGAGGGGTCATTTCTAGAAAGGTCTATTTGTGATGGATTTCCAAAGTTACTTTGGTATATTCTCAGCTAGGATTAATCTTTGAATCCTGTGTATCAAGACCTGTAAGCGAAATTGTCCCATGTTAAAACTACAATGCTGGAGATGATATTGCCGTCTAACATTTTTCTGCCCTTCCTAATGGTGTATGGGGACTCGGTACAGCTCTATGTTAAATTCTTTCCTAATGttgaaaaagaaagagtcaaaatgttCAAtagcatttttcttttaatgagtTGGAGAAGTATGAGAATTTTGCTCTCGGGTTGCGATATGCTGCTGAGCTGTACCTTCGCTAAAGTATTATCCCCTTAgcttcattattattatttttagatcTGCTTTCTTCTGGTTTTGTAATGATGAAAGATCAAAAGTGAAGGCTGATCAACCTGGTCTTGGTGTGGGGGATGTTGCAAAGGAACTTGGAAGGAGGTGGGCCGATGTTGATGAAAAGGCAAAGAAGAGATATGAAGAAATGGCCAGCAAGGACAAGAAAAGATATGAAGTGGTATGTTGctgtttaatgttttaaaacgGCTTGTTTCTTGGTGTATTTATCTGTTTTTGCCTATATTAGTTTTGTACTGAAATTACCATAGAttagttaccaaaaaaaattccctagtGACAGAAGAAAATGagactattgtttttttttttattttatcaccaTGGACTATggtatttacatatttattattGGAAACAACGGGAAgcttatataaaataagaacttttacTGCAACTaccacaaaacaaaaaaacaggaaGTAAGGCGAAAATGAGAAAACCaggtaaatgaaaaagaatatgTACATATACCAAATATATTTGACAGTTTGTCAGATATTTAACTGATTATAAAAAAAGTTGTCGTGTTGATGGCCAGCagctaaatttgacaaaaataaaataaaaaataagtttctgtTTGATCTATCAGTCTTCCGTGAAATTGGGGCCAAGAGATATGGGATCTCGAGACCCTTTGGAGATACTGTTTCTAAAAATTATATCCAATAATTATTTCATACTTTAAAATGTTG includes the following:
- the LOC136038416 gene encoding high mobility group protein DSP1-like; amino-acid sequence: MPRSKDESKPRGKLTAYAFFVQTCREEHKRKHPDENVVFAEFSKKCAERWKTMNEKERDRFHKMAEQDKARFETEMKDYTPAEGAKGRGGKGSKRKAKKDPNAPKRALSAFFWFCNDERSKVKADQPGLGVGDVAKELGRRWADVDEKAKKRYEEMASKDKKRYEVEIAAYKKKLAAPAKNGAAAEDEDEEDEEEEEDDE